Proteins encoded together in one Etheostoma cragini isolate CJK2018 chromosome 11, CSU_Ecrag_1.0, whole genome shotgun sequence window:
- the ercc1 gene encoding DNA excision repair protein ERCC-1 encodes MKKRFNINLDDSAFTRERTPPKPQFQPSSKGGQNSTASTSSSVKPASEPLAQPFSYAEYIVQSKSNVAAPTQKEAPSKLHRTEGAGVTNMRQVESDSVCSASGQRETVQNSAKETESGSEGVKKREDTQVADTDQKEGNGQRPYPSLGPKPLGSGSSIIVSPRQRGNPILKFVRTVPWEFGDVVPDYVLGQTTCALFLSLRYHNLNPNYIHDRLKHLGQTFTLRVLLVQVDVKDPHHTLKELARICIMADCTLILAWSPEEAGRYLETYKSYEKKPADILKEQVEKNYLSKVTDCLTTVKSINKTDAITLLSTFSSVEGIISASKEDLVLCPGLGPQKARRLYDVLHKPFLKSKTKDS; translated from the exons ATGAAGAAGAGATTTAACATCAACCTGGACGACTCTGCTTTCACCAGAGAAAGAACACCG CCCAAGCCGCAGTTTCAACCTTCATCAAAAGGAGGACAAAACTCCACAGCCTCAACTTCATCTTCAGTAAAGCCTGCTTCTGAGCCATTGGCCCAGCCCTTTTCCTATGCAGAATATATCGTCCAGAGTAAAAGCAATGTGGCAGCTCCTACTCAGAAAGAGGCTCCCTCCAAACTGCATAGAACTGAAGGTGCTGGAGTTACCAATATGAGGCAGGTTGAGTCCGATTCCGTGTGCTCTGCCTCAGGACAACGTGAAACAGTTCAGAACTCTGCTAAAGAGACTGAAAGTGGATCTGAAGGGGTTAAGAAGAGGGAGGACACACAGGTAGCTGACACAGACCAAAAAGAGGGGAACGGTCAAAGGCCGTATCCAAGCCTGGGTCCCAAACCACTGGGGTCTGGAAGCAGCATTATTGTCAGTCCTCGACAG AGGGGAAATCCGATCCTGAAGTTTGTGAGGACTGTCCCTTGGGAGTTTGGAGATGTTGTACCAGACTATGTCTTGGGTCAGACAACTTGTGCTCTCTtcctcag TCTGAGGTATCATAATCTCAATCCAAACTATATCCACGACCGTCTCAAGCATCTTGGTCAGACTTTTACCCTGCGAGTGTTACTGGTACAAGTAGATGTG AAAGATCCTCATCATACGCTGAAGGAACTGGCTCGCATCTGCATTATGGCTGACTGCACCCTCATCTTGGCTTGGAG TCCAGAGGAAGCAGGGCGTTACCTGGAAACGTATAAGTCATATGAAAAGAAACCAGCAGACATACTGAAGGAGcaagttgaaaaaaactatCTTTCAAAG GTTACTGATTGCCTGACCACTGTGAAGTCTATAAACAAGACCGATGCCATTACCCTGCTGTCTACTTTCTCA tctgtaGAAGGAATCATCAGTGCCTCTAAGGAAGACTTGGTTCTCTGTCCAGGCCTTGGACCacaaaaa GCAAGGCGACTCTATGATGTGCTGCATAAGCCCTTCctcaagtccaagacaaaaGACAGCTGA
- the si:dkey-67c22.2 gene encoding serine/arginine repetitive matrix protein 2, with amino-acid sequence MECALGIPSGDDEAPEKDEMNAKEGNEPPHKKNKKHRKHKSKKKKRKKKGEKESSSESGAESDAEPPLPPKAVRTTRASARLAAATGAGDPAGLKEECRRDVITDRADTEGDAKSKKHKRHAAKKKKKKRKKEEKQEKKSPSRSPSESSSASGSESEGEGGKGAGDSKYSPAAASELQDPVSKLVSKSKRGEKLELLGGKKEEISDMDLSPSGGKGSNTNQSEKEIRSPSAGQDEITQTVTVKTEGSHADGTFSHAQELPDIIPKQEAGTARDEPVLKDQANSAQKAKVRERDSSRSRSPSPPRAIDIKRSGSSHSCTPTSSPSRQHSDGQTAAAKKERSRTHSRSTSKGKRSTTPLKCRSLSRSQSPKSRRKSLTPSPKKAICQSRSTSRSLTPKKISKSPRKSKSPKRRRSSLSVSPKRRRSSRSPKRKVSRSPKRGGRRSPSLSRSPRRSRRSESRPRGGTTHSRARSPRRGGAVGRHSRSRSITRNRRSSSKSRRPLRRSRSRSPARRAGGRRSRSRSLSKRRRSPPPRTRRSRSRSTRRSRRTRSRSVVVLKRNRRSRSKSPRKRTRSRTPPSRRRSRSPARRNRSPPRSGKRSKSRSLSQKHRSKSHSPLPVKRKSKSPRKSGRRSKSKSVSVGLNRSKSRSESSDVRSENSSPARSTSSSPVKQIKASSPELKQTTGESGGFPATTGAWKPMPSSDASSPQARSSSDTLQEQPQALSPNHDKEQRASASSSNERDVSRSRSGSREPSTGPDGSDCSAGSDEEEVSSSPVKITSKHQKSSTPSPRRSTSKSTSRRKQSRSKSPVRKRESVSPSDRKKRRSKSRSPAWRRRSRSAARRKRSHSKSRTRIRRSKTRSPARKRRSRSPNARGKRRSKSIDRSKRSKSRSTGRRKRSGDRSRRSRSRSSDRRRRSRSRGRGRRPVFRSRSFDRRDRWKREPSHSPVLILRKQRRSGSRTRRSTSKTPPRLTDLDKDQLLEIAKANAAAMCAKAGVPIPESLRPKAILQLPLPTPSPTPLSLPLPLPLPMGMGMPNMPNMPNMGQMGMSNIPGMPSMSNMTMSAAMASMTAATMTAALTNMGALAAMPPLAPLPTITNKPPPCLVPPTPTLNLDHIEEAKRKVTQQANIHTIKELTEKCKMIANSKEEMAIAKPHVSDDES; translated from the exons ATGGAATGTGCATTGGGCATACCCTCAG GTGATGACGAGGCACCTGAGAAAGATGAAATGAATGCCAAGGAAGGGAATGAACCACCccacaagaaaaacaagaagcacagaaaacacaagagcaagaagaagaagaggaagaagaagggggAAAAGGAGAGCAGTTCAGAATCTGGTGCTGAGTCAGATGCAGAGCCTCCGCTGCCGCCGAAGGCTGTCAGGACCACCAGAGCCAG tgCCAGACTGGCAGCAGCTACAGGAGCTGGAGACCCAGCTGGGCTAAAGGAGGAGTGCAGAAGGGATGTAATTACAG ATCGTGCAGACACAGAGGGAGATGCAaaatccaaaaaacacaaaagacacgctgccaagaagaagaaaaagaagaggaagaaagaagaaaagcaggAGAAGAAATCCCCATCTCGCTCCCCATCCGAGAGCAGCTCAGCTTCAGGCTCTGAGTCTGAAGGTGAAGGAGGGAAAGGGGCTGGTGATAGCAAATACTCTCCTGCTGCGGCATCTGAACTGCAAGACCCTGTGTCCAAACTGGTTTCAAAAAGCAAACGAGGGGAGAAACTTGAATTGCTTGGAGGGAAGAAAGAGGAGATATCAGATATGGATTTGTCCCCATCTGGAGGGAAGGGCAGTAATACCAATCaatcagaaaaagaaatcaggTCCCCGTCCGCAGGCCAGGATGAGATAACACAGACAGTAACGGTTAAGACAGAGGGTAGTCATGCTGATGGTACATTCAGCCATGCCCAGGAACTCCCTGACATAATCCCTAAACAAGAAGCTGGTACTGCAAGAGATGAACCAGTCCTGAAAGATCAGGCAAATTCAGCTCAGAAGGCAAAGGTCAGGGAGCGCGATTCATCCAGATCCAGGTCTCCTTCCCCTCCCAGGGCCATTGACATTAAGAGGTCTGGGTCAAGTCATAGTTGTACCCCGACATCTAGTCCCAGCAGGCAGCACTCTGACGggcaaacagcagcagcaaagaaAGAACGATCAAGAACCCATTCCAGGTCAACCTCTAAGGGAAAACGGTCTACCACTCCCTTAAAGTGTCGGTCGCTGTCCCGCTCTCAGTCCCCTAAATCTAGGAGAAAGTCTCTCACCCCGTCTCCCAAGAAAGCTATCTGTCAGTCCCGCTCCACCTCTCGCTCCCTCACCCCAAAGAAGATATCAAAGTCTCCAAGGAAGTCAAAGTCTCCTAAACGTCGGCGGAGTTCATTGTCTGTTTCCCCAAAGCGACGCAGGAGTTCCCGATCTCCTAAAAGAAAGGTGTCACGATCCCCTAAACGTGGGGGGCGCAGGTCCCCCTCCCTATCTCGGTCTCCAAGGAGAAGTCGAAGGTCAGAGTCACGACCCCGTGGAGGCACAACTCACTCCAGGGCCCGCTCACCTAGAAGAGGTGGTGCAGTTGGAAGGCATTCAAGGTCACGTTCAATCACTAGAAACCGCCGCTCCAGCTCTAAATCAAGACGCCCTTTACGCCGCTCCAGGTCGCGGTCACCGGCAAGACGTGCAGGAGGTAGGCGCTCCAGGAGTCGATCTTTGTCTAAACGTAGGCGGTCACCACCCCCCAGAACCCGACGCTCACGCTCCCGGTCGACCCGCAGAAGCAGGCGAACTCGGTCACGATCCGTTGTAGTCCTCAAGCGCAACCGGCGCTCCAGATCTAAAAGTCCCCGCAAACGGACCCGATCCAGAACCCCTCCCTCTCGACGGCGCTCCCGTTCCCCCGCTAGAAGAAATCGTTCTCCACCAAGGTCTGGCAAACGCTCCAAATCTCGCTCGTTGTCTCAAAAGCATCGGTCAAAGTCACACTCGCCACTACCTGTCAAGAGGAAGTCCAAATCTCCTAGGAAGAGTGGAAGAAGGTCAAAGTCTAAATCTGTCTCTGTGGGCTTGAACAGATCCAAGTCCAGGTCTGAGTCAAGTGATGTCCGGTCTGAAAACTCCTCCCCAGCCAGATCCACATCTTCTTCTCCTGTTAAACAGATAAAGGCTTCCTCTCCTGAATTAAAGCAGACAACTGGGGAAAGTGGAGGATTTCCAGCTACAACAG GTGCCTGGAAACCCATGCCCTCATCAGATGCCTCCAGCCCCCAAGCTAGGAGTTCCTCAGATACGTTGCAGGAGCAGCCTCAGGCGCTTTCTCCCAACCATGACAAGGAGCAGAGGGCCAGTGCCAGCTCATCCAATGAACGAGATGTTTCCAGGTCCAGGTCTGGTTCTAGAGAGCCCAGCACTGGCCCAGATGGGTCCGATTGTTCAGCTGGCTCAGATGAAGAAGAGGTTTCTTCCTCCCCAGTTAAAATCACATCTAAACACCAGAAAAGCTCAACTCCTTCACCTCGACGATCAACGTCCAAGTCTACATCTAGAAGAAAGCAGTCTAG GTCCAAGTCTCCCGTGAGAAAAAGAGAATCTGTCTCTCCATCAGATAGGAAGAAACGGCGGTCTAAGTCTCGGAGTCCTGCCTGGCGAAGGAGGTCGCGCTCTGCCGCGCGGCGTAAACGTTCACACTCCAAGTCACGAACCAGAATCCGGCGATCCAAGACCCGCTCTCCTGCCCGAAAAAGACGATCTCGCTCACCCAATGCCCGTGGGAAGAGGAGGTCCAAATCAATAGACAGAAGCAAGCGATCAAAGAGCCGCTCCACCGGCCGGAGGAAAAGGTCAGGAGACCGAAGTAGGCGATCAAGGTCTCGTTCTTCTGATCGCAGACGCAGGTCTAGGTCAAGGGGCCGAGGGAGACGCCCGGTGTTTCGCAGTCGTTCGTTTGATAGGCGGGACAGGTGGAAAAGGGAACCCAGTCACTCTCCAGTTCTCATTCTTCGCAAACAGCGACGCTCAGGGTCCCGAACACGACGCAGCACCAGCAAGACTCCTCCACGCCTCACTGACCTGg ATAAGGACCAGTTGCTGGAGATAGCCAAAGCTAATGCTGCTGCTATGTGTGCTAAGGCAGGGGTTCCCATTCCTGAGAGTCTTCGGCCTAAAGCCATTCTCCAGCTCCCTCTACCCACTCCGTCTCCTACCCCCCTCTCCTTACCTCTACCTCTCCCTCTCCCAATGGGCATGGGGATGCCCAACATGCCGAATATGCCCAACATGGGTCAAATGGGGATGTCCAATATTCCAGGAATGCCCAGCATGTCAAACATGACCATGAGTGCCGCGATGGCAAGTATGACAGCAGCTACAATGACAGCTGCCTTGACCAACATGGGTGCCCTGGCAGCCATGCCTCCCCTTGCCCCACTTCCTACAATCACTAACAAACCTCCCCCATGTCTCGTCCCCCCAACGCCAACCCTTAACCTGGACCACATCGAGGAAGCAAAGAGGAAGGTCACACAGCAAGCTAACATTCACACCATCAAGGAGCTTACTGAG AAGTGTAAGATGATTGCAAATAGCAAGGAGGAGATGGCTATTGCTAAACCCCACGTCTCAGACGATGAAAGCTAA